One Aquarana catesbeiana isolate 2022-GZ linkage group LG06, ASM4218655v1, whole genome shotgun sequence genomic region harbors:
- the LOC141147589 gene encoding zymogen granule membrane protein 16-like, with product MLTLLCVCFLLGSTAALSVQSRRSSFSNEFGIGGGTAFSFSSDQRNGQITGFRIRETTANIVGIQLQYGDVWGPFYGYSIGTLFEVLLFRGENITQVSGKTGSYVNELIFVTSRGRIFKFGQPSGTSFNDVPLFEGTVLRYISGRYTPNLLTSIGFHWGTQPSCYNCKASK from the exons atgctgaccctcctgtgtgtgtgCTTCTTGCTGGGCTCCACAGCAGCTTTGAGTG TTCAGTCGCGGCGCTCTTCCTTCTCTAACGAGTTTGGCATTGGTGGAGGTACAGCTTTCTCTTTCTCTTCGGATCAACGGAACGGGCAAATAACAGGCTTTCGCATCAGGGAGACTACCGCCAATATAGTTGG GATCCAGCTCCAGTATGGTGATGTCTGGGGGCCTTTTTACGGATATTCCATCGGTACTCTTTTCGAGGTCTTGCTGTTCCGCGGTGAAAACATCACTCAGGTGTCGGGGAAAACCGGCTCTTATGTGAATGAGCTGATCTTTGTGACAAGCCGTGGAAGAATATTCAAATTCGGGCAACCATCGGGAACAAGCTTCAATGACGTTCCTTTGTTTGAGGGTACTGTACTGCGCTACATTAGTGGGCGATACACCCCCAACCTCCTGACCAGCATTGGCTTCCACTGGGGCACCCAACCCAGCTGCTACAACTGTAAGGCTTCTAAGTGA